The region ctgaggacatgggtgaagtcttgctattagtagtcatgtgaatttggtattcgttcgatattttgatgagatgtatgttgtctctcctctagtgttgttatgtgaacatcgactacatgacacttcaccattatttgggcctagaggaaggcattgggaagtaataaatagatgatgggttgctagagtgatagaagtttaaaccatagtttatctgttgcttcgtaaggggctgatttggatccatatgtctaatgttgtggttaggtttaccttaatacttcttttgtagttgcggatgcttgcaataggggttaatcataagtgagatgcttgtccaagtaagggcagtacccaagcaccggtccacccacatatcaaattatcaaagtaccgaacgcgaatcatatgagcgtgatgaaaactagattgacgataattcccatgtgtcctcgggagcacttttctcattataagaaattgtccaggcttgtcctttgctacaaaaaggattgagccaccttgctgcacttattttacttttattgcttgttactcgttacaatttatcttatcacaaaactattcgttacctacaatttcagttcttgcagagaaaaccttactgaaaaccgctagtcatttccctctgctcctcgttgggttcaacactcttacttatcgaaaggactacgatagatcccctatacttgtgggtcatcaagactctagctaattgctctcacttttaatacgtatccatattgagactcagaatcatccgaatcagtgtcaaagattgcatcgacgtaactctttatgacgacttTTCTTATAGAAAAGAACAACCATTAAAGTATTTGAGCTTGATTTAGCCTCCACTCAACAGTGTATCTAGCTGGATTTACTCTCCACTTAATAGTCATCTGGATGTTTTAAGTTAAACCAGCCCAAAATATGTCTTCGTCGTGGTCGGATTGATATTGTTCATTTCCACATGTTTGAGTTTGCCCTCCGTGATTTACAGAGTGCGCCATATAACACGGGTTAGGTGCCTGGTACTTTTCTGTGCCCGTCTTAAAAACTAAAAAGACATCGACACTTGTATGTATATGGGACTATTATTACACATATGGCTGGATTTTTCTTGACTTTAGTCACTTTGCTCTCTATTATCCAATTTTTATTTAACGACCACATGATTTTGTTCTTCCTCCGGGAGTCGTGACATCCTATGACGCTCATGAGTGCCTGGTGAACTGTCTGTCCTCATCACCCCGACAGTCGGACCGAATCGGCTGCTACCGCCACCCGTGCCATTCTCACGGACACGCCGCCCTATCTTACCATTATATCGTGTTTACCATGTCATTGTCACCTCAAGCTTTCCCTCAAACTTCACAAGCCTTCACACTAGCCACAATCTCAAAACCGAACTAATCAAGCCTCCGTCTCGGCTCCATCTATGATGACTTGGCCAACCACATTATCGCCGGCTCCAATTTGTACGTGACGAGCCCTCGTCACCTTGAGGCTCTGCGCGTGGGAGGGGGGGAATTGACTGACCtgccaaaaaataaaaatagacgTTTGTTTATTAGCAAATTTGTATATGTATATGCACTCAGTTCTAGTGTTGTATATCTCTtgcatttttttggaacaaaatctTTTTAGCGGATTGCTTCTTGTGTAAGTATAGTTGCTAATTACTCTCTCTCTTCCTAAACACAAGTCTTCTTAGAGATTTCAATGCGAACTACCTAccaagcaaaatgagtaaatctacattctaatatatatgcatatatacatCTACATGTAGTTcatgttggaatctctaaaaagaattatatttaggaacagagggagtatttcccAACTGGTATTAGCGGTATTAGCTGACATCTAAGACATCTTCTTGTTTTACGTCTTTGATTTGATTAGCAAAAAATGTGTTATTTGTCATATAAAATATACTTGTGGCATGTTATATATATTTCAACTGTTAAACTGACGACCTAAGTTCCTGTGCCATACTTATATTCCCATCCGGAGAGATTATTCATCATGCAAGGACACACCGGATACTTGAGAAACCAAAAGAAGTTTGTAGATTTATCAGCAAAGGAAAATGGAAGCAACATAGGAGTGTCTTGATTTTATTAAATTTTCTACAATTAGGAGTGTGTTGATTATATGCCTATCCGGGCCCAAACACCAGGCGGCCGAGACACTAAAAAAACGTACACCCCAAAACTTCCACGCAGCTGCCACTGGCGGGTGGACCTACGAATCGACCCAGCTGCAAAATCCTTTGCCTGGACACGCTCCCTGGAATTCCCCATCCACCCCGTCCCCTCGCCACACGACTGCGCGAACACACATCCCACCACCGCACGTAATTACCCATCCACCCTTCCCGTCTCCCCACAACCACGAGCACGCCCCTCGGCTGAGGTCCCTCTGCACGAAAGCGCGGTGGCACGGGCGTAATTCCCTCCGAAGCCCGGGGGCCTTCTCTGGCGCGCTCTAGTATAAATAGGAGGCAACCCCCCCTCCTGACGCCCCCCCGTCTCTTATAAGCCAGAAGAATTTTCTctcgcctcctccccctcctccagtgCTCTCCCCGTCTCTCCTCCGATCTTTCTCTCGTCTCGTCCCGTTGTTTCCTCCCCTCCTCTCGTTCGGCCCCTGCGCTGTGAAGTTACCGTCCTGCCCCCGGTGGGCCCCACGGCCATCAACCTCCTGAAGATTTTTTTTCCTCCCAACaattgtttttatttctttctttttttgcatcCTCCACATACATACATATCCCATCAGAAACCGCTTTCCTCCCCATCGACGGCTCCTCTTGGCTGGCGCTGCTGACGTGGCGAGGTCCCAGCCGTTGATATGTCGCTGAGCGAGAAGCTGGAAGCGGCGCGTATCGCACTGGGCAAGCGCAAGGAGCGGGAGCTGCAGCAGCTGGGCCCCGCCCCGGCCCCAGCCCTAGCCCCAGAGCCTGCAGCTAAAGCCGAGCTGTCCAAGCCGGCTCGGGCCGGCAACAACAAGCTGCTAGCCGGGAATCTGGCCCACGAGTTCCTGACCCACGGCACGCTCCTGGGCCGCCGGATCGAGCCGAGCCATCACCACCAACCCGCTGCCGCGGCCGCCTCCCCGCGGCCCGAGCCCGAGCCGAAGAGGAGGTACGCGGAGCTGTCCTGGCTGCTGATGACGAACGGGGCCCACATCCCCGGCGTCGTCAACCCCACGCAGCTCGGCCGCTGGCTCCAGATAAAGGAgtgacgccgccgcccgccgcccccatcGGCGCCCAGAAGAAccaccgccaggaggaggaggaagggcagCAGCACATCAAGACAAAGCGGTTTCGTCGTTCGCCTCGCCTCTCCCATCCCCTCCCCTTGTCTTCTTTCCTAGATCTAGCGAGAAAACTTATTGCTGTTGCTGTTGTACTTAGCGCTATCCGTTCGATGCATTGGCACTGCTAGTCTTTAATTTCTTCTCCCGTATCATTCATGCGTGTTCGCTTCTT is a window of Triticum dicoccoides isolate Atlit2015 ecotype Zavitan chromosome 2B, WEW_v2.0, whole genome shotgun sequence DNA encoding:
- the LOC119365022 gene encoding uncharacterized protein LOC119365022, producing the protein MSLSEKLEAARIALGKRKERELQQLGPAPAPALAPEPAAKAELSKPARAGNNKLLAGNLAHEFLTHGTLLGRRIEPSHHHQPAAAAASPRPEPEPKRRYAELSWLLMTNGAHIPGVVNPTQLGRWLQIKE